In Candidatus Bathyarchaeota archaeon, one DNA window encodes the following:
- a CDS encoding ATP-binding protein, producing MALKVHPVFFKEFASKTWTSAGGVVAELVENSFDEDATRVLVTLMDDGSIAVEDDAGMDEASMERFLVVGSPHKQEEQRSPRFGRRRSGRYGLGRLSFLTAFRRMLVKTRKGGFHSAFELDEEVLEGLASGEAPLRLVDEPPLGRDGTEIRLLEPRVKVEYKRLVQELRRLECLRQPFFELYLKSSPKLVEWSFIGAERVASPRIDGLRIPISEPGLEGEVIVSRRPLPEEERGLAVMVGGHSVCRSTFEVSGAAAERITGWVRGEGLTARFADKSALIEDEAYEEFHRRVKNLLKERIIPAMNEYVEAEITRGELRVYRQVDQLLADAIHHVIEFDNGLGEPYEVLGAVEAGGGGPSETPHTGVSLDAIGLDDPFNESVLAVPKSLEVGAEKDAPNPKDEADYKRNRGVYGPPVTLKEAPLEMSRIIPNPLPSGLTLTVTRPSMDAHGQQGRYLKAAEDGRIRRTFRLKRIGYRVVPYEDECDDREAFADGELIYVNKAHPAYRVEAEKGGELLLRHVIRLVSKVIALSYHPEGVKALDLQNRLIAEAIRLRRIKLSRGTSS from the coding sequence ATGGCTTTGAAGGTTCATCCCGTCTTCTTTAAGGAGTTCGCCTCTAAGACTTGGACCTCGGCCGGCGGGGTTGTGGCTGAACTGGTGGAGAACAGCTTCGACGAGGACGCCACGAGGGTGCTGGTCACCCTGATGGACGATGGATCCATAGCCGTGGAGGACGATGCTGGGATGGATGAGGCTTCCATGGAGAGGTTCCTGGTGGTCGGCAGCCCACATAAGCAGGAGGAGCAGAGATCCCCCCGCTTCGGGAGGCGTAGGAGCGGGAGATACGGGTTGGGGAGGCTCAGCTTCCTCACAGCCTTTAGGCGTATGCTAGTTAAAACCAGGAAGGGAGGTTTCCACTCGGCTTTCGAGCTGGACGAGGAGGTACTAGAGGGGCTGGCCTCGGGTGAAGCCCCGCTGAGGCTGGTGGACGAGCCCCCCCTGGGCAGGGATGGAACCGAGATCCGACTCTTAGAGCCTAGGGTTAAAGTCGAGTATAAGAGGCTTGTGCAGGAGCTTAGGAGGCTCGAATGCCTGAGGCAACCCTTCTTCGAACTCTACCTTAAATCCTCTCCGAAGCTTGTGGAGTGGTCCTTCATCGGGGCTGAACGCGTGGCCTCTCCTAGGATAGACGGTTTACGCATCCCCATATCGGAGCCGGGATTAGAGGGAGAGGTAATAGTTTCGAGGAGGCCCCTACCGGAGGAGGAACGGGGCTTGGCCGTGATGGTTGGGGGACACTCGGTCTGCAGGAGCACCTTCGAGGTGTCCGGGGCCGCCGCGGAGAGGATCACCGGATGGGTGAGGGGGGAAGGCTTAACTGCGAGGTTCGCGGATAAATCCGCGCTCATAGAAGACGAAGCATACGAGGAGTTCCATAGGAGAGTCAAAAACCTCTTGAAGGAGAGGATAATCCCCGCCATGAACGAGTACGTCGAGGCGGAGATCACCCGGGGGGAACTTAGGGTATACCGGCAAGTGGATCAGTTATTGGCCGACGCCATCCACCACGTGATCGAGTTCGATAATGGGTTAGGAGAACCATATGAAGTCCTTGGAGCCGTGGAAGCCGGAGGAGGGGGCCCGTCCGAAACCCCCCATACAGGGGTAAGCTTGGATGCGATCGGCCTCGATGACCCATTTAACGAGTCCGTCTTAGCCGTCCCGAAGAGCCTTGAAGTAGGGGCTGAGAAAGATGCCCCAAACCCGAAGGACGAGGCGGATTACAAGCGTAACCGTGGGGTGTATGGCCCGCCTGTCACCCTGAAGGAGGCTCCGCTGGAGATGAGCCGCATCATACCCAACCCACTCCCCAGCGGACTGACGCTCACCGTTACCAGGCCTTCGATGGATGCCCATGGCCAGCAGGGACGCTACTTGAAAGCTGCGGAGGATGGGAGGATTCGGAGAACCTTCAGGCTTAAGCGTATAGGCTACCGCGTGGTACCCTATGAGGATGAATGCGATGACAGGGAAGCCTTCGCCGACGGAGAATTAATATATGTGAATAAGGCTCATCCAGCTTACCGGGTGGAGGCTGAGAAGGGCGGCGAACTCCTCCTCAGACATGTTATAAGGCTCGTCTCCAAGGTCATAGCGTTAAGCTATCATCCTGAGGGGGTTAAAGCCTTGGATCTCCAGAATAGGCTTATAGCGGAAGCCATAAGGCTGCGGCGGATCAAGTTATCCCGCGGGACATCATCCTAG
- a CDS encoding metallophosphoesterase family protein, with product MLVDRGASTKAIGLISDTHIPSRARRMPDRVAEVFSHVDLIIHAGDLTCMRVVDELEAFAPVLAVHGNMDPPEVKTRLPGMDSTMINGWRIGVIHDAGALWGMKTMRRIAEENRLDILVSGHIHRSFMRWDRGVLFINPGSPTNPLPPIITEPTIGLILVSARDFKPFIIGV from the coding sequence ATGCTCGTAGATAGGGGAGCCAGTACCAAGGCTATAGGATTGATCTCGGACACCCATATCCCTTCTAGGGCTAGGAGGATGCCGGATAGGGTAGCCGAGGTCTTCAGCCACGTCGACTTGATCATTCATGCAGGCGACCTAACCTGCATGAGAGTCGTAGATGAGTTAGAGGCTTTCGCACCGGTGTTGGCGGTTCATGGGAACATGGATCCCCCAGAAGTTAAAACTAGGCTTCCGGGGATGGATTCAACCATGATCAACGGATGGAGGATCGGGGTAATCCATGATGCAGGAGCCCTATGGGGTATGAAAACCATGAGGAGGATCGCTGAGGAGAACCGCCTAGACATCTTAGTCTCCGGTCACATCCATAGATCCTTCATGAGGTGGGACAGGGGAGTTCTATTCATAAATCCGGGGAGCCCCACTAACCCTCTTCCGCCGATCATCACGGAGCCTACCATAGGCTTAATACTCGTCAGCGCACGGGATTTTAAACCCTTCATAATCGGGGTATAA